The Paenibacillus polymyxa M1 DNA segment CTGCATCCGTCAGGCTAAGGAATGGGCCTCCAAGGCTGTCCACACAGCACAACGGGAAGCCGTCAAGGTCCAGGTATAAATGTTCGATAATGAACCCTTCGCGATCCAGGCGAGGGGTTCTATTTATATAGAAATTTGATATATAATGGAGAAGGTGTAAAAGTCGCCAGCTAATAAGGAATGCATGTATATGGAATAGCATAGAAGGAGTGAAGAATGTACCCTCCCAGGTCACAGAGAAATGAAGGTCGAAAGAGAGCGAGAAAACCAAAAATAGGAAAGGCATGGATCATTACGAATCTGGTCTTGCTGTTCATGATTGTAGGACTTTTCGGTTATTATTACATATTTGAACACGATAGTAGTGGTTCTCTTGCGGAAAACGCCAAGTATTCGCAAACTGAAAAGAACATCCAAACGGGGTCTGCTAATGATGAGAATTCTACTCCCTCAGGAAGTGAAGATGTTAATGAAACGAAGGACTCTACTGTTCCAGACACAAGCAGTCGTCCCGTAACAACGCCCGACACCAATGCCTCCGAAGCCAGCTCTTCAGGAGCAAAATTATCTTCGGAGAAAGACGGGCAAGCACAGGAGGATTCGCCAAATAAGGATGTAAACAACGATGATGCACCCACCGAGAAGAGGGGAACGAAGGATGTCATAAAATCAAACACGGACGATGGGAATTCTCCAGCAGTTATCCTTCACTTCATAGGGGATGTGCAGTTCTCTGGTAAAGTTGAGCAGCGGTTGGAGCAGAACGGATTTGATTATCCATACCAATATCTCGGAAGTTTGTTTCATAAAGACGATCTGACGATTGCCAATCTGGAAACACCAGTGACTACTAATGGCGTCGGTGCGTTAAATAAAACGTATGTGTATAAATCTTCGCCCAAGGCGCTAACTGCAATGGCAGCGGCAGGGGTCGATGCTGTAAATTTGGCCAACAATCATATTTTGGATCAGGGGACAAGTGGATTACTGGATACCCTGAAATATTTGGATGAAAAGGGTATAGCCCATGCTGGAGCTGGACGCAATGCTAAAGAAGCGTATGCACCGCATTATTTTGAACGTAACGGGATTAAAATTGCGTTGTTGGGGGCTACACGTGTCATGCCTGAAGCCAACTGGAATGCGAGTGCCAAACAGCCCGGTGTAGCAGGGGCTTATGATTCGACCGCTATCGTAAAGTCTATTCGTGAGGCACGAAATCAGGCTGATTTGGTGATTGTGGTTGCCCATTGGGGCAAGGAGCGGGCAACTACACTTGAACCTCATCAAACGGAGTTATCTCACGCTTTTATTGATGCTGGGGCCGATCTGGTCATTGGCGGGCATCCTCATGTGCTGCAAGGGATGGAGCAATATAAAGGCAAATGGATTGCATACAGCACAGGCAATTTTATTTTTTCTAAATCAACGGTGCCAGCCACTTGGGATACAGCGATATTTCAGGCCACCTGTACCCGAAACGGGGACTGTAAGATGAAGCTGACCCCTTACCGGGCGGAGCTGGGTCAACCGATCCCATTGAAAGATGTGGAGGCCAGCAAAATTTTGCAGAAAGTAGCGACACTGTCACCAAGTAATGTCTCGATAGGTGTAGATGGTACGGTAAGCGCTCAGTAGCAGTAAGAAAGAAATTGTCAATATAGACATGGACGGAACGATTGTATGAACGACTCCTTTGTGAATGGAGGTCATAACGAGATGGATCATTTGTGCGTGGCTCACCGCGGTTTCTCGGGAATTGCTCCCGAGAACACGATAGCAGCCTTTAAGCTTGCGCTGGAACAGCCTTTTGTGCACTGGATTGAACTGGATGTACAGCTGTCAAAGGACGGTGTTCCTGTGGTCTTTCATGATTTTACGCTGGAGCGAACGACGAACGGTACGGGACGAGTGAAAGATGCAGACTGGAAACAATTGCAACGACTTGATGCAGGTAGCTGGAAAAATGCACAATATTACGGGGAACCTATTCCTTCCCTCGCCCAAGTGCTTGACTTGTGCCAGGGGCGTGTGTCGCTCAATATTGAGCTCAAAACTGCTGGTGATATGTATCCCGGACTAGAGAAAGCCGTCCTACGTGAAATTATAATGAGGGGGATGGAGGCTGAGGTGGTCTTGACCTCTTTTGAGCGTGCGGCATTGCGCCGAGCAAAAGAACTGGCACCCGAAATCCGTACTGGACTGATTATCGATGCCCGTCCAGACGATTTGGCAAAGCAATTAGAAAATCTGCAATGTTCTTTTTTATCTATTGGCTATCCACGGATAGACCGAAAGC contains these protein-coding regions:
- a CDS encoding glycerophosphodiester phosphodiesterase gives rise to the protein MDHLCVAHRGFSGIAPENTIAAFKLALEQPFVHWIELDVQLSKDGVPVVFHDFTLERTTNGTGRVKDADWKQLQRLDAGSWKNAQYYGEPIPSLAQVLDLCQGRVSLNIELKTAGDMYPGLEKAVLREIIMRGMEAEVVLTSFERAALRRAKELAPEIRTGLIIDARPDDLAKQLENLQCSFLSIGYPRIDRKLLKDLIGRGITVMAWTVDDRRIMRRLSSLHPELMICTNWPDRWEQVFLLSKSRMWHYIRKLIR
- a CDS encoding CapA family protein, whose protein sequence is MYPPRSQRNEGRKRARKPKIGKAWIITNLVLLFMIVGLFGYYYIFEHDSSGSLAENAKYSQTEKNIQTGSANDENSTPSGSEDVNETKDSTVPDTSSRPVTTPDTNASEASSSGAKLSSEKDGQAQEDSPNKDVNNDDAPTEKRGTKDVIKSNTDDGNSPAVILHFIGDVQFSGKVEQRLEQNGFDYPYQYLGSLFHKDDLTIANLETPVTTNGVGALNKTYVYKSSPKALTAMAAAGVDAVNLANNHILDQGTSGLLDTLKYLDEKGIAHAGAGRNAKEAYAPHYFERNGIKIALLGATRVMPEANWNASAKQPGVAGAYDSTAIVKSIREARNQADLVIVVAHWGKERATTLEPHQTELSHAFIDAGADLVIGGHPHVLQGMEQYKGKWIAYSTGNFIFSKSTVPATWDTAIFQATCTRNGDCKMKLTPYRAELGQPIPLKDVEASKILQKVATLSPSNVSIGVDGTVSAQ